A stretch of Cyanobacterium sp. HL-69 DNA encodes these proteins:
- a CDS encoding Hsp70 family cation channel-forming heat shock protein yields MGKVIGIDLGTTNSCVAVLEGGKPLIINNQEGSRTTPSIVGFGKGSQRLVGQLAKRQAVTNAENTVYSIKRFIGRRWSDSDHDRTRVTYQCVKGKDDTVDVQIQDRSYTPQEISSMILQKLKTDAETFLGEPVTQAVITVPAYFTDAQRQATKDAGTIAGLEVMRIINEPTAAALAYGLDKQDQDQYVLVFDLGGGTFDVSVLQLGNGIFEVVSTSGNNQLGGDDFDGVIVDWLIKKFKEQEGIDLSSDKMALQRLREAAEKAKIELSNLMETSINLPFITADDSGPKHLELELSRPDLEELIAPLVQEIVPPMQRALADSELRKDQIHRVVLVGGSTRSPAISAKIEEFFGTGISIDRSINPDEAVALGAAVQGGVLGGEVRNLLLLDVTPLSLGLETLGEVFTKIIDRNTTIPTSRAQVFSTAVDGQTSVEVHVLQGERSMVKDNKSLGKFLLTGIPPAPRGVPQIEVSFDIDADGILKVSAKDKGTGIEQGIVISNTGSLDAQEIDLMRREAQEYASSDRRRVQLVEIKKQLDSLLYSYELSLEKNPFLVGESLQEEINQKKVNIAEAIDSSDIPVSQVESMINDLRETIIGLGSKAYESVSQPPETNAEPQGETMFESLDGDDLDPEFKSIEDEILSGLSQISGGTAEFDFDYDQDETITGDYETVD; encoded by the coding sequence ATGGGAAAAGTAATCGGAATCGACTTAGGAACAACAAATAGTTGTGTTGCCGTACTAGAAGGGGGCAAACCTTTAATTATCAATAATCAAGAGGGTTCACGGACAACCCCCAGCATAGTAGGCTTTGGCAAGGGTTCTCAGCGCCTAGTGGGACAACTAGCCAAACGTCAGGCCGTCACCAATGCCGAAAATACCGTGTACAGCATCAAGCGATTTATAGGTAGAAGATGGTCTGATAGCGATCACGATCGCACTCGGGTAACATATCAGTGTGTAAAAGGGAAAGATGACACCGTAGATGTCCAAATACAAGATCGTAGCTATACCCCCCAAGAAATCTCCTCGATGATTCTCCAAAAACTAAAAACCGATGCCGAAACATTTTTAGGAGAACCCGTCACCCAAGCCGTAATCACTGTTCCTGCTTATTTTACCGATGCCCAAAGACAAGCCACCAAAGACGCTGGTACTATTGCTGGGTTAGAAGTGATGCGGATTATTAACGAGCCTACGGCGGCCGCCCTTGCCTATGGTTTAGATAAACAAGACCAAGATCAATATGTATTGGTATTTGACCTTGGGGGAGGTACTTTTGACGTGTCGGTGTTGCAACTGGGTAATGGTATCTTTGAGGTGGTATCTACTTCGGGGAATAATCAATTAGGGGGAGATGATTTTGACGGAGTTATCGTTGATTGGTTAATTAAAAAATTTAAGGAACAAGAAGGCATTGACCTTAGTTCCGACAAAATGGCACTGCAAAGGCTCAGGGAAGCTGCAGAGAAAGCCAAGATAGAGTTGTCCAACCTCATGGAAACATCCATTAATCTTCCCTTTATTACCGCCGATGACAGTGGACCAAAACACTTAGAACTAGAACTTTCTCGCCCTGATTTAGAAGAACTAATCGCTCCATTGGTACAAGAAATCGTCCCTCCCATGCAAAGGGCGCTGGCTGATTCAGAACTCCGAAAAGACCAGATTCATCGAGTCGTGTTGGTAGGGGGTTCAACCCGTAGCCCTGCCATATCCGCCAAGATAGAAGAATTTTTCGGCACAGGTATTTCCATTGACCGCTCCATTAACCCCGATGAAGCCGTAGCCCTAGGGGCGGCAGTGCAAGGGGGAGTATTAGGGGGAGAGGTGCGCAACCTACTTTTATTGGATGTTACCCCCCTATCCTTGGGCTTGGAAACCCTTGGGGAAGTATTTACCAAAATTATTGACCGTAACACCACCATTCCCACCAGTCGTGCTCAAGTATTTTCCACGGCCGTGGATGGACAAACTTCTGTGGAAGTTCACGTGTTGCAAGGGGAGCGTTCTATGGTCAAAGATAATAAGAGTTTGGGCAAATTCCTTTTGACGGGTATTCCCCCAGCGCCTAGGGGGGTACCACAAATAGAAGTATCCTTTGATATTGATGCCGATGGTATTCTTAAAGTAAGTGCTAAGGATAAAGGTACAGGCATTGAGCAAGGAATCGTCATTAGTAATACTGGCTCTTTGGATGCCCAAGAAATTGATCTTATGCGTCGGGAGGCTCAAGAATATGCTTCTAGCGATCGCCGTCGGGTACAATTAGTTGAAATTAAAAAACAATTAGATAGTCTTCTCTATAGCTACGAATTGAGCTTAGAAAAAAATCCTTTCCTTGTGGGTGAAAGTTTACAAGAAGAAATTAACCAGAAAAAAGTCAACATTGCCGAAGCCATTGATTCTTCCGACATTCCCGTAAGTCAAGTAGAATCGATGATTAATGACTTGAGAGAAACCATTATCGGATTAGGTAGCAAAGCCTATGAAAGCGTTTCTCAACCCCCAGAAACCAATGCCGAACCTCAAGGAGAAACCATGTTTGAATCCTTGGATGGAGATGATCTTGATCCTGAATTTAAGAGTATTGAAGATGAAATCCTTAGCGGTTTGAGCCAAATTTCTGGTGGCACTGCGGAGTTTGATTTTGACTATGATCAAGATGAGACTATTACAGGGGATTACGAAACTGTAGATTAA
- the prsA gene encoding ribose-phosphate pyrophosphokinase PrsA produces MSHSATLTLSPMLQHQVSDNNRLRLFSGSANIGLATEVARYLGMDLGPMIRKRFADGELYVQIQESIRGCDVYLIQPCCNPVNDNLMELLIMIDACRRASARQITAVIPYYSYARADRKTAGRESISAKLVANLVTQAGANRVLAMDLHSAQIQGYFDIPLDHVYGSPVILDYLLQKELEDFVVVSPDVGGVARARAFAKKLNDAPLAIIDKRRQAHNVAEVMNVIGDVKGKNAILVDDMIDTAGTLLEGARLLKKEGAKKIYACATHAVFSGPAISRLSSDVFEEVIVTNTIPVPLDNYFPQLKVLSVANLLGETIWRIHEDSSVSIMFR; encoded by the coding sequence GTGAGTCATTCTGCCACTTTAACACTCAGTCCCATGTTACAACATCAAGTATCCGACAATAATCGCCTCAGATTATTTTCAGGATCAGCAAACATCGGACTAGCTACAGAAGTAGCGCGCTATCTAGGCATGGATCTAGGACCGATGATTCGGAAGAGATTTGCCGACGGAGAGTTATACGTCCAAATCCAAGAATCCATCAGGGGGTGTGACGTTTATTTAATTCAACCCTGTTGTAATCCTGTCAACGATAACTTAATGGAGTTGCTGATCATGATTGATGCCTGTCGTCGGGCATCAGCACGGCAAATTACCGCAGTTATTCCCTACTATTCTTATGCCAGAGCCGATCGTAAAACCGCAGGTAGGGAGTCCATATCCGCCAAATTAGTAGCCAACTTAGTCACCCAAGCAGGGGCAAATCGAGTCCTTGCCATGGACCTACACTCTGCCCAGATTCAAGGATATTTTGATATACCCTTAGATCATGTTTATGGTTCTCCTGTTATTCTTGACTATCTCCTTCAAAAAGAGTTGGAAGATTTTGTAGTGGTATCTCCTGACGTGGGCGGTGTAGCCCGGGCAAGAGCCTTCGCCAAAAAGTTAAATGATGCTCCTTTAGCTATCATTGATAAGCGTCGTCAAGCCCACAACGTAGCCGAGGTAATGAACGTCATCGGTGATGTGAAAGGCAAAAACGCCATTTTGGTGGATGATATGATTGACACCGCAGGAACACTACTAGAAGGGGCAAGACTTCTCAAAAAAGAAGGTGCTAAGAAAATTTATGCCTGTGCTACCCATGCGGTATTTTCTGGCCCAGCCATATCTCGTTTATCTAGTGATGTTTTTGAGGAAGTGATTGTAACTAATACGATTCCTGTACCTTTAGATAACTATTTTCCTCAGCTAAAAGTTTTATCCGTAGCAAACCTACTGGGTGAGACTATTTGGCGTATCCATGAGGATAGTTCGGTAAGTATTATGTTCCGTTAA
- the bioD gene encoding dethiobiotin synthetase BioD codes for MKTLFITGTDTDAGKTIVTTAWRAYYKIYYPHLSTGLMKLLQTGRLGDAEFYQQFFDDVIIPLRYDAPLAPPVAAAMEHRSIDMDLIYSQLRQGQTQYDVFLVEALGGLGSPITDNLTIAHVADSWVLDTVLVVPVKLGAIAHTVANIALARQHNINLKGIIFNCVNPCTEEQINNWTPKQMIESFTNIPVLGYFPYIENLSNLEDLAKAFKNSMDMTKIQDI; via the coding sequence ATGAAAACTTTATTTATTACGGGTACGGATACGGATGCGGGAAAAACTATCGTAACTACGGCATGGAGGGCGTATTACAAGATTTATTATCCCCATCTATCTACAGGTTTGATGAAGTTATTACAAACTGGTAGGTTGGGGGATGCGGAATTTTATCAACAATTTTTCGATGATGTGATTATTCCTTTACGTTATGATGCTCCTTTGGCTCCCCCTGTGGCGGCGGCTATGGAACATCGTTCTATTGATATGGATTTGATTTATAGTCAGTTACGGCAGGGGCAAACCCAATATGATGTTTTTTTGGTGGAGGCTTTGGGGGGTTTGGGTTCTCCCATTACTGATAATTTGACCATTGCCCATGTGGCTGATAGTTGGGTTTTGGATACGGTTTTGGTGGTTCCTGTGAAGTTAGGGGCGATCGCCCATACTGTAGCCAATATCGCCCTTGCCAGACAACATAATATTAATCTCAAAGGGATTATTTTTAATTGTGTAAATCCCTGTACCGAGGAACAGATTAATAATTGGACTCCCAAACAAATGATTGAATCCTTTACCAATATTCCCGTACTGGGTTATTTTCCTTATATAGAAAACCTTTCTAATTTAGAAGACTTAGCCAAAGCCTTTAAAAATTCCATGGACATGACCAAAATCCAAGATATATAA
- the ansA gene encoding L-asparaginase AnsA, with product MSNQITPKLIIHGGAGSSLKGKGGLEAVRESLHNIVKEVYELLLAGKSANEAVILGCQLLEDNERFNAGTGSVLQSDGQIRMSASLMDGEAQRFSGVINVSRVKNPIELAKTLQHKEDRVLSDYGSAQLLRELGFPIYDPLTDLRLHEWIEERKGNFSSKMAGVVAEAENARRGTIGVVALDSMGRVSAGTSTGGKGLEYVGRVSDSAMPAGNYANGVAGVSCTGIGEDIIDECLAAKVVIRTTDGLSLSEAMHKSMAEAKENKRDLGAIALSRDGKIVWGKTSEILLAAYHDGNGINDSLEWNDDSLTDSI from the coding sequence ATGTCTAATCAAATTACTCCTAAATTAATCATCCATGGTGGTGCTGGTAGCTCTTTAAAAGGAAAAGGAGGCCTAGAGGCGGTAAGGGAATCCCTCCATAACATTGTCAAAGAAGTATATGAGTTACTTTTGGCTGGTAAAAGTGCCAATGAAGCAGTAATTTTGGGTTGTCAATTATTAGAAGATAATGAGCGTTTTAATGCGGGTACAGGCTCTGTATTACAGTCTGATGGACAAATCCGCATGAGTGCATCGTTGATGGATGGGGAAGCCCAGCGTTTTAGTGGGGTGATTAATGTTTCTCGGGTAAAAAATCCCATTGAGTTGGCGAAAACTTTACAGCATAAGGAAGATAGAGTTTTATCAGATTACGGCAGTGCCCAACTGTTACGGGAATTAGGTTTTCCCATTTATGACCCCCTCACTGATTTAAGATTACACGAATGGATTGAGGAGAGAAAGGGCAACTTTAGTAGCAAAATGGCTGGGGTTGTGGCAGAGGCTGAAAATGCTAGACGAGGCACCATTGGGGTGGTTGCCCTTGATAGTATGGGTAGAGTGAGTGCGGGGACTTCTACGGGGGGTAAGGGTTTAGAATATGTGGGCAGGGTAAGTGATTCGGCGATGCCTGCGGGAAATTATGCGAATGGGGTGGCAGGGGTTAGTTGTACGGGCATTGGGGAGGATATTATTGATGAGTGTTTGGCGGCAAAGGTGGTAATTCGTACTACGGATGGGTTGTCTTTGTCGGAAGCGATGCACAAATCTATGGCGGAGGCGAAGGAAAATAAACGGGATTTAGGGGCGATCGCCCTTAGCCGTGATGGTAAGATAGTATGGGGTAAAACCAGCGAAATATTATTGGCTGCCTACCATGATGGCAACGGCATCAACGATAGTCTCGAATGGAATGATGATAGCTTAACCGATAGTATTTAG
- the gluR gene encoding glutamate-gated iron channel GluR codes for MFAPKKINFPHLITNFFWIKLVVLGISIISAQPLLAQEKNDPLRVSTRPFPPFVFEQENGEYSGFSIDLWDEIANKMDIEYELHSEDNVQELLNSVIESRADVSVAGISMTSEREQIIDFSHPFFESGLNIMVSGEPISPFRMAINYIFVPTIWITVGILCLFTILAAHMMWIFERKENTQMFPRKYWRGIWESFWWSVVTLVTVGYGDKTPTTAGGRIVATIWMFAGILLISYFTASISSSMTVDRLDTQIKGYNDLRGRSVGTVEGSTSVEFLQNLSANVIAFDSIEEAYEGLINQDIEAVVYDEPVLLYLINERGSDHSTKIVGSTFDVQSYAIVLPRGSRYRNDINRAILALRENGTYDQIYERWFGRNDEF; via the coding sequence ATGTTCGCACCCAAGAAAATTAATTTCCCCCACTTAATAACTAATTTCTTTTGGATTAAACTTGTTGTTTTAGGTATTAGCATAATTTCGGCACAACCTTTACTAGCCCAAGAAAAAAATGATCCCCTTAGGGTATCTACCCGCCCCTTTCCTCCCTTTGTATTTGAACAAGAAAACGGAGAATATTCTGGATTTAGTATTGATTTATGGGATGAAATTGCTAACAAAATGGACATAGAATACGAACTTCATTCAGAGGATAATGTTCAAGAATTATTAAATTCCGTGATAGAAAGCAGGGCAGATGTATCTGTGGCAGGAATTTCTATGACATCGGAAAGGGAACAAATTATCGATTTTTCTCACCCTTTCTTTGAATCTGGATTAAATATAATGGTATCAGGAGAGCCTATTTCCCCCTTCAGAATGGCAATCAATTATATATTTGTACCAACCATTTGGATTACGGTGGGAATTTTATGCTTGTTTACTATTTTAGCTGCCCATATGATGTGGATATTTGAAAGGAAAGAAAATACTCAAATGTTTCCCCGTAAATATTGGCGTGGTATTTGGGAATCTTTTTGGTGGTCTGTGGTAACTTTAGTTACGGTGGGTTATGGTGACAAAACCCCTACCACCGCTGGGGGGAGAATTGTAGCAACAATTTGGATGTTTGCAGGAATATTATTAATTTCTTATTTTACTGCTTCTATTAGTTCTTCTATGACAGTCGATCGCCTAGATACCCAAATTAAAGGATACAATGATTTAAGGGGACGTTCGGTGGGTACGGTAGAGGGTAGTACCTCCGTAGAGTTTTTACAAAATTTGTCAGCTAATGTTATAGCCTTTGATAGCATTGAAGAGGCTTATGAAGGGTTAATAAACCAAGATATTGAGGCTGTGGTTTATGATGAGCCCGTTTTGCTTTATCTTATCAATGAAAGGGGAAGTGATCATAGTACCAAAATCGTCGGCAGCACTTTTGATGTTCAAAGTTATGCCATCGTTTTGCCTAGGGGTAGCCGTTATCGTAATGATATTAATCGGGCTATCCTTGCTTTACGAGAAAATGGTACTTATGATCAAATTTATGAACGTTGGTTTGGTAGAAATGATGAGTTTTAG
- the msmX-2 gene encoding multiple sugar transport system ATP-binding protein, whose protein sequence is MAQVIIENLYKSYSGSKSKLSGGNNIGVISPVSVPVENEKKESNSNDNTNVLKGINLEIREGEFMVLVGPSGCGKSTLLRLIAGLEEITAGKIIIGDRTVNNLPPKSRDIAMVFQNYALYPHLRVYDNIAFGLRRMNPDKKKFSAAKIMADISRSLPPPFRYLSQEEQTIQQKVIEVAQLLQIDHLLDRLPKQLSGGQKQRVALGRAIARNPQTFLMDEPLSNLDAKLRTETRSQIVTLQKQLQVTTIYVTHDQTEAMTMGDRIAIMNSGEIQQVATPLEVYRQPANQFVAQFIGSPPMNFIEVTFIKEKSMIVHQCFKIVLPQKWLNIFADYNYEKINLGVRPEHFYLTNDTTETLSCTITMIESLGNETLLNVSLDNVNYPLQVRVFGDDIFNIGDKINLGINLDKVSFFDSYQGKNISLK, encoded by the coding sequence TTGGCACAAGTAATTATTGAAAACCTTTATAAGAGTTATTCTGGCTCTAAGTCAAAGCTATCTGGTGGTAATAATATAGGAGTTATTTCCCCTGTTTCTGTTCCTGTGGAAAACGAGAAAAAGGAGTCTAACTCCAACGATAATACGAATGTTCTTAAGGGGATTAATTTAGAGATTAGGGAAGGGGAGTTTATGGTATTGGTAGGCCCTTCAGGGTGTGGTAAAAGTACCCTGCTGCGGTTAATTGCCGGGTTGGAGGAAATTACGGCGGGTAAGATTATTATAGGCGATCGCACTGTAAACAATTTACCACCAAAATCGAGAGATATTGCCATGGTATTCCAAAATTATGCCCTTTATCCCCATCTTAGGGTATATGACAACATCGCCTTTGGTTTACGGCGGATGAATCCTGATAAAAAGAAATTTTCTGCTGCTAAAATCATGGCAGATATTAGTCGTAGTTTACCGCCTCCTTTTCGTTATCTGAGTCAGGAGGAACAAACTATCCAACAAAAAGTCATAGAAGTAGCCCAATTATTACAAATTGATCATCTTTTAGATAGATTACCAAAACAATTGTCGGGGGGGCAAAAACAAAGGGTAGCCTTGGGCCGTGCCATTGCTAGAAATCCCCAAACTTTTTTAATGGATGAACCTCTTTCTAATTTAGATGCTAAACTAAGAACTGAAACTCGTAGCCAGATTGTTACCCTACAAAAACAATTACAAGTAACAACTATTTATGTTACCCATGATCAAACAGAAGCGATGACTATGGGCGATCGCATTGCTATCATGAATAGTGGAGAAATTCAACAGGTAGCTACCCCCCTAGAAGTGTATCGTCAACCAGCGAATCAATTTGTCGCTCAATTTATTGGCTCACCTCCCATGAACTTTATTGAAGTTACTTTTATCAAAGAAAAATCAATGATTGTTCATCAATGTTTTAAAATAGTTTTACCCCAAAAATGGCTCAATATTTTCGCTGATTATAATTACGAAAAAATTAATTTAGGAGTTAGACCAGAACATTTTTATTTAACCAATGACACTACCGAAACCCTATCTTGTACTATTACAATGATTGAATCTTTGGGAAATGAAACCCTGTTAAATGTGAGTTTAGACAATGTAAATTATCCTTTACAAGTAAGGGTATTTGGAGATGATATATTTAATATAGGGGATAAAATAAATTTAGGAATTAACCTAGATAAAGTTAGTTTTTTTGATTCATATCAAGGTAAAAATATTAGTTTAAAATAA
- the gltX gene encoding glutamyl-tRNA synthetase GltX, with the protein MSVRVRIAPSPTGNLHIGTARTAVFNWLYARNQKGTFILRVEDTDIERSKAEYTENIKSGLTWLGLNWDEGPFFQTERLDKYRQAIQTLVEKGLAYPCYCTPEELDEMREKQKATNQAPRYDNRHRNLSAEQIAEFETQGRKPVIRFKIEDNQQIIWNDLVRDRVIWQGNDLGGDMVIARASEGDVFGQPLYNLAVVVDDMDMDISHVIRGEDHIANTAKQILLYQALGGKVPEFAHTPLILNPEGKKLSKRDGVTSIDDFREMGFVAPALVNYMTLLGWTSPDGEEIFTLDEAATKFNLDRVNKAGAKFDWDKLDWINSQYLHTMPPEELLPALIPYWEEAGYEFDGETQKDWLLELTGLISTSLTRLTDGVKETALFFASEINLSDEAKDFVTQEGVKEVLGSVISATSEDLTEDEAKGIIKQVTKDLKVKKGLVMRSLRAGLTGELHGPDLIQTWLLLNKKGVAKARLENLFKTLS; encoded by the coding sequence ATGTCAGTTAGAGTTAGAATAGCACCCTCCCCCACAGGAAACTTACACATAGGCACCGCGCGCACCGCCGTCTTTAACTGGCTGTATGCCCGTAATCAAAAAGGTACATTTATTCTTCGGGTAGAAGATACCGACATCGAACGCTCAAAAGCCGAATATACTGAAAATATAAAATCAGGTTTAACATGGTTAGGACTAAACTGGGATGAAGGCCCCTTTTTCCAAACCGAAAGACTAGATAAATATCGTCAAGCAATCCAAACCTTAGTAGAGAAAGGATTAGCTTACCCCTGCTATTGTACCCCCGAAGAATTAGACGAAATGCGGGAGAAACAAAAAGCCACCAACCAAGCCCCCCGTTATGATAACCGTCATCGTAACCTTAGCGCCGAACAAATTGCCGAATTTGAAACCCAAGGACGTAAACCCGTCATTAGGTTTAAAATCGAAGATAACCAACAAATTATTTGGAATGACTTAGTTAGGGATAGAGTCATTTGGCAAGGTAACGACTTGGGAGGAGATATGGTAATCGCTAGGGCTTCAGAAGGAGATGTTTTTGGGCAACCTTTATATAACTTGGCTGTAGTGGTGGATGATATGGATATGGATATTAGTCATGTTATCCGAGGAGAAGATCATATTGCCAATACTGCTAAACAAATCTTACTTTACCAAGCCCTTGGGGGAAAAGTTCCCGAATTTGCTCACACTCCCCTAATTCTTAACCCTGAAGGGAAAAAACTTTCTAAACGTGATGGCGTTACTTCCATTGATGATTTTAGAGAAATGGGTTTTGTTGCCCCTGCCCTAGTGAATTATATGACTTTGTTGGGTTGGACTTCCCCCGATGGAGAGGAAATTTTTACCCTGGATGAAGCTGCCACAAAGTTTAATTTAGATAGGGTAAATAAGGCTGGGGCGAAGTTTGATTGGGATAAGTTGGACTGGATTAACAGTCAATATTTACATACCATGCCCCCAGAGGAGTTATTACCTGCTTTAATTCCCTATTGGGAAGAGGCTGGTTATGAGTTTGATGGGGAAACCCAAAAGGATTGGTTATTGGAGTTAACGGGTTTAATTTCCACCAGTCTCACTCGTTTAACCGATGGTGTCAAGGAAACTGCTTTATTTTTTGCTTCGGAAATTAATCTTTCTGATGAAGCCAAGGATTTTGTTACCCAAGAAGGAGTAAAAGAGGTTTTAGGTTCGGTAATTTCCGCTACTTCAGAGGATTTAACAGAGGATGAAGCTAAGGGTATCATTAAGCAGGTAACAAAAGATTTAAAGGTTAAAAAAGGTTTAGTAATGCGCTCTTTACGTGCTGGTTTAACGGGAGAATTACATGGCCCTGATTTGATTCAAACTTGGTTATTGTTAAATAAAAAGGGTGTGGCAAAAGCTCGTTTGGAAAATCTTTTTAAAACTTTGAGTTAA
- the moaD gene encoding molybdopterin synthase sulfur carrier subunit MoaD has translation MTVKIKLFAIYQEVYQQSELTLDIPENTKVGDVLQQMITEKSALQPWEKITRFAVNLEFVSSDYILQPGDEIAFIPPVSGG, from the coding sequence ATGACAGTAAAAATAAAACTATTCGCCATCTATCAAGAAGTATATCAACAGTCAGAGCTAACCCTAGACATCCCCGAAAATACTAAGGTTGGGGATGTTTTGCAACAAATGATTACCGAAAAATCAGCATTGCAACCATGGGAAAAAATAACTCGATTTGCGGTAAATCTTGAGTTTGTTTCCTCTGACTATATCCTTCAGCCTGGAGATGAAATCGCTTTTATTCCCCCCGTTAGCGGAGGCTAA
- the purK gene encoding 5-(carboxyamino)imidazole ribonucleotide synthase PurK, producing the protein MTRVGVIGGGQLAWMMAREAPAQGIILSVQTPSKDDSAVSLAQEVVWAPVDSVEGTEKLAQKCDVITFENEFVDLEGLQVLAKKGVCFRPSLQSLAPLLDKYEQRCFLANLGLPVPQFKNFETIEDLESFGFPVVLKVRRHGYDGQGTIIVKSPDELDSALKVLGDVPFLIEEFIPFECELAVIAARGVDGTVTNYPVVETYQKNQVCRWTIAPAKITIAQMEEVKAIAHKLLNALDYIGVMGIELFLTKDGRIFVNETAPRTHNSGHYTLDGCRTSQFALQLQTVTGQPMGDLSFCKQGALMVNLLGLDSSNLNYEERLTRIAHLKDTFVHWYEKSESRPGRKMGHVTVLTNNDTMPRARAIAQHIEAIWYS; encoded by the coding sequence ATGACAAGAGTAGGTGTTATCGGTGGAGGGCAGTTGGCATGGATGATGGCAAGAGAAGCCCCTGCCCAAGGAATAATATTATCGGTACAAACCCCTAGTAAAGATGATTCGGCGGTTAGTTTAGCCCAAGAAGTGGTATGGGCGCCCGTGGATTCGGTGGAGGGTACAGAAAAACTAGCCCAAAAGTGTGATGTAATAACCTTTGAAAACGAATTTGTTGACCTTGAAGGGTTGCAAGTTTTGGCAAAAAAAGGAGTTTGTTTTCGTCCTTCTCTCCAGAGTTTGGCTCCTTTATTAGATAAATATGAGCAAAGATGTTTTTTAGCAAATTTGGGTTTGCCTGTACCTCAGTTTAAAAACTTTGAGACGATAGAAGACTTGGAAAGTTTTGGTTTTCCCGTGGTGCTAAAGGTGCGTCGCCATGGTTATGATGGACAGGGTACAATCATTGTAAAATCCCCTGATGAGTTGGATTCGGCGTTAAAAGTGTTGGGGGATGTACCTTTTTTAATAGAGGAATTTATTCCCTTTGAATGTGAGTTGGCGGTGATAGCTGCCCGAGGAGTGGATGGCACGGTGACTAATTATCCTGTGGTAGAAACCTATCAAAAAAATCAGGTGTGCCGTTGGACGATCGCCCCTGCTAAGATTACTATAGCTCAAATGGAAGAAGTAAAAGCGATCGCTCATAAACTATTGAATGCATTAGACTATATCGGGGTAATGGGCATCGAATTATTTTTAACCAAAGATGGCAGAATTTTCGTTAATGAAACCGCCCCCCGTACCCATAATTCTGGACATTATACCCTCGATGGTTGTCGAACTTCTCAATTTGCCCTTCAACTGCAAACCGTCACAGGGCAACCCATGGGGGATTTAAGTTTTTGTAAACAAGGGGCGCTCATGGTTAACCTACTAGGTTTGGATTCTTCCAACCTTAACTATGAAGAAAGATTAACCCGCATTGCTCATCTAAAAGATACTTTTGTTCACTGGTACGAAAAAAGCGAGTCTCGCCCCGGGCGTAAAATGGGTCATGTTACTGTTTTAACTAATAATGATACCATGCCTAGGGCTAGGGCGATCGCCCAGCACATAGAAGCAATCTGGTACAGCTAA
- the rpaA gene encoding two component signal transduction system response regulator RpaA: protein MSRILVIDDDPAISELVAINLEMAGYDISQAEDGIKGQALALQLQPDLIMLDLMLPKVDGFTVCQRLRRDERTANIPVLMLTALAQTKNKVEGFNAGADDYLTKPFEVEEMLARVKALLRRSDRTPQSAKHSEILNYGPLTIVPERFEVIWFDKTIKLTHLEFELLHCLLQRHGQTVSPSDILKEVWGYDPNDDIETIRVHVRHLRTKLEPDPRRPRYIKTVYGAGYCLELPIH from the coding sequence ATGTCTCGAATATTGGTCATTGACGATGATCCAGCGATCTCAGAATTAGTAGCTATTAACCTAGAAATGGCAGGTTATGATATATCCCAAGCAGAAGATGGTATAAAAGGTCAAGCCCTCGCCCTTCAATTACAACCAGATTTAATTATGTTAGATCTAATGTTGCCAAAGGTAGATGGTTTTACCGTTTGCCAAAGGTTAAGAAGGGATGAACGTACTGCAAATATCCCCGTACTAATGTTAACAGCGTTGGCTCAAACAAAAAATAAAGTAGAAGGTTTTAACGCAGGGGCTGATGACTACCTCACCAAACCCTTTGAGGTAGAAGAAATGTTGGCAAGGGTTAAGGCTTTATTGCGTAGGAGCGATCGCACCCCCCAAAGTGCCAAACATAGTGAAATTCTTAATTATGGTCCTTTAACTATCGTACCCGAAAGATTTGAAGTGATTTGGTTTGACAAAACCATCAAACTAACCCATCTCGAATTTGAATTACTTCACTGTCTCTTACAAAGACATGGTCAAACCGTCTCCCCCAGTGACATTTTAAAAGAAGTATGGGGTTATGATCCCAATGATGACATTGAAACTATCCGAGTTCATGTACGCCACTTACGGACAAAACTAGAACCAGATCCTCGTCGTCCTCGCTATATTAAAACAGTTTATGGTGCAGGATACTGCCTGGAATTACCAATCCATTAG